The following are encoded together in the Chaetodon auriga isolate fChaAug3 chromosome 4, fChaAug3.hap1, whole genome shotgun sequence genome:
- the polq gene encoding DNA polymerase theta, giving the protein MSTSGPPLKRKSYMGRHQIKKKKGFPAPDEPSDGDRPLQKTHHLSGKISRSEGRSGGSLMGGGAVFPLGESTLALDEEILQVLEAVDSVKPAANSACPTEAHRDAQEEPASSAVFAPSRALAPVADNKRESDGARHPTSTQERVFGRSGDCKRPGWRADCKDLAQRLLFSEDLEEVERAHMGAENIQPPPASTCINGPSCQDSQQGDSTTKQKLGPRGRSSPHIKDKSGPNMNADPPLDVSRDYILFSPSRLSAAMKKAKLHQSLQNQSTSVLTVPSGLDLSTLSGTLPQPGIALCAPTGQAEKLLLSSWGLPKPVLERYQKHGVTHMFEWQAQCLTVGQVLQGGNLVYSAPTSAGKTLVSELLMLKRVLETKRKALFILPFVSVAKEKMHYLQSVFEEAGVRVEGYMGSTSATGGFTALDVAVCTIEKANSLINRLIEEDSMGLLGMVVVDELHMVGDSGRGYLLELLLTKIRYIAQKQNTTGSLSEGVQIVGMSATLPNLSLLASWLGAELYQTDYRPVPLQEHLKVGCNIYDKSLSVVRQFTPVLHVKGDDDHIVSLCYETVSEGHSVLLFCPSKNWCEKLADSIAREFYNVRHADGRGEAEPQPVSLDQDGLVDVVAQLRRTPAGLDPILQRTVQWGVAFHHAGLTFDERDVLEGAFRQGMVRVLAATSTLSSGVNLPARRVIIRTPTFNGHLLDPLTYKQMAGRAGRKGVDTTGESVLVCKEAERQKGISLLKGALQPISSCLVRREGEGVTTSMLRAILEIIVGGVASTPQDVGLYASCSLLAASMKCDGRKESNDETNKGAIEACVEWLMDNEFISIQKEGQEERYRPTQLGAATLSSSLSPPEALGIFADLQRAMKGFVLENDLHILYLITPLYAEWTTIDWYQFFCLWEQLSSSMKRVAELVGIQEGFLARSVSGKLVAKTDKQRRQMAIHKRFFTTLVLQDLVSEVPLGTVVSKFNCNRGQLQSLQQSASTYAGMVTVFCKRLGWHNMELLLSQYQTRLSFGVQRELVDLVRVSLLNATRARTLYAQGFCTVAELARATVADVEKALRNAVPFKSSKRAVDESEVEAAERRSLRCVWVTGGRALTEQEAAVEIVTEARLLLQGDLAQLGVQWDPATLPSGALAVNSSDEHHSGESDTSSASYLSSREARVDNIKDLPEGDKVKKRENRHIEEHGKENKEENKCEKRIKMERAEEEARREQGKSNADNNRVNRKLEEHREEDRTEPEIRLMSNEVQVKRSKQTKKDETNKKILLTNDTEDPEEKRKGQKHVSSQQAMEEPNKAEPKEGETSKGIVLIRPDSHQANRPVSERSLTQELAEIVCSPLPQPMPCPQPSPAMMPPPRFRAPISRVEGQHSVPTRTSMGDGTTGLTASPVQPGRLMHSRALSKVLQSIQTDKSLQGNVETSQTSHSKPTGLSSAPSGQVPKTVPAPGPVQENPPGVSADVQDSLPSVSPASVPLFSPEAKRRRIDGSEVDKFSSPELYAGDERDEEVEGAVQRGEESFGDSFELDTQTERIIVQKTCQDRDGNDRGLNRSVETEKIRELDKDTKEGSNRLEALDNSCPRFNISLTDSQMEQILNTSHQISPRPGGDNVAEDKDEGGDEDEALGAGQAASESANRSSSFLFDSLYDSSLLAGLSPHQLLDQLDEEESAGQDIGDQCPILSTQERRRSELLANQEAGRQEAIQWGESSFNLSEWGDSLLVGEHFLERQSLLKHKEKTQKEQGASHHEAQQPNTDLTEEQLPAPQPKPKQTLPQPTAAATTTTQNEYDKDKTTNYHANTQRIKQHNNAQSNSKPGRRQGTMNEEGAPQNAPGCTFYCSPGLQEIFDRWPSMSDQSWQNTTPGHTASHRLINAADTAAGPDLPQPSVQVGRNRGKTNVQVTAAESDSREQQPSRHDSEGATERPGSAGDLIPPTQETPPVTPRVKLTTSSVQSPLTAHPLNQSTPSARLPRKTAITKCPKSHPGGGDHPSEAVPETKQPNSTSDRSHKQQLGQKPKTLPVPLETKPLLHTDQNLSPSSIRPGIPSDEESPVTDEGFTLQLSQDASLCSSNSGTFSIVDVASDRHLFDTFIKEWKTKERYSLALACEKREHRPQPEGETGGKQKRGSAAHQKLHKVDGFPVRDSDGLVLIGLSVCWGARDAYYMSLQQEQSKGLSSSLAPPPLDDDLPVSERLTQVKTCLSQPVAGHRGGVVVTYDIIQVYKMLVQSCGISLEGNCEDPKVACWLLDPGSEERTLPNMVTVYCPEELPLLDGLGNVHAHCPRVRAATKSVLVHSVMNHLTGLLQEDGMLGFFRSVEMPSQVCLALLELNGVGFSVEECERQKHVMQAKLTALESQAYNLAGHNFSLTSIDDIAQVLFLELHLPPNGDAGELKSKKTLGYTRRGGGRVRLGKQFSTTKDVLEKLRPLHPLPGVILEWRRITNALTKVVFPLQREKQYHPTLTMDRIYPIAQTHTATGRVSFTEPNIQNVPKDFEIHMPTVVGESPPSQDSCRMTSRPGMKRRSAVAGSAERGPAFSVSMRHAFVPFSGGMILAADYSQLELRVLAHLSKDQRLLQVLNGGADVFRCIAAEWKSVDPESVNDSLRQQAKQICYGIIYGMGAKSLGEQMGVEENDAACYIESFKARYKGINAFLRETVKNCIKNGYVQTLMGRRRYLPGITNSKTHVKAHAERQAVNTTVQGSAADIVKLATVNIQKRLRKTYPAAPLSHQHTRSAGSHRRPGTSQLRGAYFVLQLHDELIYETTEEDLIQVAQIVKREMESAVKLYVKLKAKVKVGPSWGDLQDFDI; this is encoded by the exons ATGAGCACCTCGGGTCCTCCCCTGAAAAGGAAAAGCTACATGGGGCGGCATCAGatcaagaagaaaaaagg CTTTCCAGCTCCTGATGAGCCATCAGACGGAGACAGACCATTGCAGAAAACCCATCATCTGTCAGGCAAAATAAGCAGATCAGAGGGCAGAAGCGGTGGCAGCCTCATG GGCGGAGGAGCAGTGTTTCCACTGGGAGAATCCACATTAGCTCTTGATGAAGAGATACTGCAGGTGCTGGAGGCTGTGGACTCTGTGAAGCCTGCAGCTAACAGTGCTTGTCcaacagaagcacacagagaTGCTCAGGAGGAGCCAGCATCGTCAGCTGTCTTTGCTCCTTCACGGGCTCTCGCCCCAGTTGCAGACAATAAGAGGGAGAGTGATGGAGCACGTCATCCCACGAGCACCCAGGAGAGAGTGTTTGGGCGTAGTGGTGATTGTAAGAGACCAGGGTGGAGAGCTGACTGCAAAGACCTTGCTCAGAGGCTTCTCTTCAGTGAGGACTTGGAGGAAGTGGAGCGTGCTCATATGGGTGCAGAGAACATCCAGCCACCCCCAGCTTCCACCTGCATCAATGGACCGTCCTGCCAAGACAGTCAGCAAGGAGACAGCACCACCAA aCAGAAACTTGGACCAAGAGGAAGGAGTTCTCCTCATATAAAAGACAAAAGTGGGCCAAACATGAATGCTGACCCACCTCTGGATGTATCCAGAGACTACATCTTGTTCAGCCCCTCTCGCCTCTCAGCGGCCATGAAGAAGGCCAAACTCCACCAGTCGTTACAGAATCAGTCCACCTCTGTACTCACGGTCCCCAGTGGCTTAGACCTCAGCACTCTGAGTGGCACTTTACCTCAGCCAG GCATTGCCTTGTGCGCTCCCACGGGGCAAGCTGAAAAGCTGCTGTTATCTAGTTGGGGATTACCAAAACCCGTCCTGGAGCGCTACCAGAAACACGGAGTGACTCACATGTTCGAATGGCAGGCTCAGTGCCTCACTGTTGGACAGGTGCTGCAGGGAGGTAACCTGGTGTACTCTG CCCCCACAAGTGCTGGAAAAACTCTGgtgtcagagctgctgatgtTGAAGCGCGTGTTGGAGACTAAAAGAAAAGCTCTCTTCATTCTGCCCTTTGTCTCTGTGGCCAAAGAGAAGATGCACTACCTTCAG AGTGTGTTTGAAGAGGCAGGAGTTCGTGTGGAGGGATATATGGGCAGCACCTCGGCTACTGGAGGGTTCACAGCGCTGGACGTGGCTGTTTGCACCATAGAAAAAGCCAATTCTCTCATCAACAGACTCATTGAAGAGGACAGTATGGGTTTACTAG GCATGGTGGTGGTGGACGAGTTACATATGGTTGGAGATTCTGGAAGAGGATACCTACTAGAACTGCTCTTAACCAAAATCCGCTACATTGCACAGAAGCAGAACACCACAGG GTCTCTCTCTGAGGGTGTACAGATCGTAGGTATGAGCGCCACCTTGCCTAACCTCTCTCTCCTGGCGAGCTGGTTAGGGGCAGAGCTTTATCAGACAGACTACAGACCTGTACCCTTGCAGGAGCATCTCAAGGTGGGCTGCAACATCTATGACAAGAGCCTCTCCGTGGTCCGGCAGTTCACCCCTGTGCTCCACGTTAAG GGTGATGATGACCACATAGTGAGCCTGTGCTATGAAACTGTGAGCGAGGGTCACTCGGTGTTGCTGTTCTGCCCCTCAAAGAACTGGTGTGAGAAACTGGCAGACAGCATCGCCAGAGAGTTCTACAACGTCAGACATGCTG ATGGTCGGGGCGAAGCAGAGCCTCAGCCAGTGAGTCTGGATCAGGACGGATTAGTGGATGTTGTGGCCCAGTTGAGACGAACTCCAGCCGGTTTGGACCCCATCCTGCAGCGTACTGTGCAGTGGGGGGTTGCCTTCCACCACGCGG GTTTGACGTTTGATGAGCGCGATGTGTTGGAGGGAGCTTTTCGTCAGGGCATGGTCAGAGTCCTGGCTGCCACCTCGACGCTCTCCTCAGGGGTTAACCTGCCAGCTCGCAGGGTCATCATTCGAACTCCCACCTTCAATGGACACTTGTTGGACCCGCTCACGTACAAACAGATGGCTGGACGAGCAGGGCGAAAAGGGGTCGACACAACAG GTGAAAGTGTGCTGGTGTGTAAAGAGGCAGAGCGTCAGAAAGGCATTAGTCTCCTCAAAGGTGctcttcagccaatcagcagctgcCTAgtgagaagagagggagagggtgtCACCACCAGCATGCTGCGAGCCATCCTGGAG ATCATCGTTGGAGGTGTAGCCAGCACTCCACAGGATGTGGGGTTATATGCATCGTGCTCACTTCTGGCTGCCAGCATGAAATGTGACGGCAgaaaagagtcaaatgatgagACTAACAAAGGAGCGATTGAGGCCTGTGTTGAATGGCTGATGGACAATGAATTTATCAGTATCCAGAAGGAAGGACAAG AGGAGCGATACCGTCCAACTCAACTTGGTGCTGCCaccctttcctcctccctctcccccccagAGGCTCTGGGAATATTTGCCGATCTCCAGAGGGCCATGAAGGGTTTTGTCCTGGAAAATGACTTGCACATTCTGTATCTG ATCACCCCGTTGTACGCAGAGTGGACCACCATAGATTGGTATCAGTTCTTCTGTCTGTGGGAACAGCTCTCGTCTTCGATGAAGAGAGTGGCAGAGCTGGTTGGCATCCAGGAAGGTTTTCTCGCACGATCTGTCAGCGGCAAACTTGTTGCCAAGACAGACAAGCAGCGTAGACAGATGGCTATTCACAAACG GTTTTTCACCACCCTTGTGCTACAGGATCTGGTGAGCGAGGTGCCTTTGGGAACAGTGGTGTCCAAATTCAACTGCAATCGTGGGCAGTTACAGTCTCTCCAGCAGTCTGCGTCTACATATGCAG GTATGGTGACAGTGTTCTGCAAGCGTCTGGGCTGGCACAacatggagctgctgctgtcccagtACCAGACCAGGCTGAGCTTTGGAGTCCAGAGGGAGCTGGTGGACCTTGTCCGGGTCTCCCTCCTGAATGCAACACGAGCCAGAACTCTGTACGCACAAGGCTTCTGTACTGTTGCTGAACTAGCCAGAGCTACTGTAGCTGATGTGGAGAAAGCCTTGAGGAATGCCGTCCCATTTAagag CTCTAAGCGTGCAGTGGATGAGAGCGAGGTGGAAGCAGCTGAGAGGCGAAGCCTCCGCTGCGTCTGGGTCACTGGTGGTCGAGCTCTGACAGAACAGGAAGCCGCTGTTGAGATTGTGACTGAGGCAAGGCTCCTCCTTCAGGGAGACCTGGCCCAGTTAGGGGTTCAGTGGGACCCGGCTACACTTCCCTCTGGGGCTCTTGCTGTGAACAGCTCTGATGAACATCACAGCGGGGAGTCAGACACCTCATCTGCCTCCTATCTCAGCTCTCGGGAAGCACGAGTGGACAACATTAAAGATCTCCCAGAGGGAGACAAGGTCAAGAAACGTGAGAACAGACATATTGAAGAGCATGGGAAAGAAAAtaaggaagaaaacaaatgtgagaaaaggataaaaatggagagagcagaagaagaagccagGAGAGAGCAAGGGAAGTCCAATGCTGACAACAACAGAGTGAACAGAAAATTggaggaacacagagaggaagacaggacGGAGCCAGAAATCAGACTCATGAGCAATGAAGTGCAAGtgaaaagaagcaaacaaacaaaaaaagatgagacaaataaaaaaatattattgACAAATGACACAGAAGAtccagaagaaaaaagaaaagggcaaAAGCATGTAAGTTCACAGCAAGCAATGGAAGAGCCCAACAAAGCAGAGCCCAAAGAAGGAGAGACGAGTAAAGGGATCGTCTTAATCAGGCCGGACAGTCATCAAGCGAATCGTCCTGTTTCTGAAAGGAGCCTGACACAGGAATTGGCTGAGATTGTGTGCAGCCCGCTGCCTCAACCGATGCCATGTCCACAGCCTTCTCCTGCCATGATGCCTCCTCCTCGGTTTAGAGCTCCAATATCTCGAGTGGAGGGACAACACAGTGTACCTACAAGAACATCAATGGGAGATGGTACCACAGGGCTCACTGCCTCACCTGTGCAACCAGGTAGACTGATGCACTCGAGAGCCTTGAGCAAAGTGCTCCAGTCTATACAGACTGACAAAAGCCTACAAGGTAATGTAGAGACTTCACAGACGTCACACTCAAAACCCACAGGCCTCTCTTCAGCGCCTTCAGGCCAGGTGCCCAAAACTGTTCCAGCCCCTGGCCCTGTGCAAGAAAACCCTCCTGGTGTTTCTGCAGATGTCCAAGACTCTCTCCCATCTGTCTCCCCTGCCTCTGTTCCCTTATTCTCTCCTGAAGCCAAGCGAAGACGGATAGATGGCAGTGAGGTAGATAAGTTCTCATCTCCCGAGCTATACGCGGGAgatgagagagatgaagaagtCGAGGGAGCTGttcaaagaggagaagagagttTTGGTGACAGCTTTGAACTGGACACTCAGACAGAAAGAATCATTGTTCAGAAGACATGCCAAGACAGAGATGGGAATGATAGAGGTTTGAATCGGTCGGTAGAAACAGAAAAGATAAGAGAGCTGGATAAGGACACAAAAGAAGGAAGTAACAGGCTTGAAGCCCTTGACAATTCATGTCCCAGATTCAATATCTCTCTCACAGATAGCCAGATGGAGCAGATTCTTAACACCAGTCACCAG aTCTCTCCTCGTCCAGGTGGTGATAATGTAGCTGAAGATAAAGATGAAGGTGGCGATGAGGATGAGGCCCTCGGTGCTGGTCAAGCTGCCTCTGAGAGTGCCAACAGAAGCAGTAGCTTCCTGTTCGACAGCCTGTATGACAGCTCTTTGCTAGCTGGGCTGAGTCCACACCAGCTCCTTGACCAGTTGGATGAAGAGGAATCTGCTGGCCAGGACATTGGAGACCAGTGTCCTATTCTGTCAACCCAGGAGCGAAGACGCAGCGAGCTTCTCGCCAATCAGGAGGCGGGACGGCAGGAGGCGATCCAATGGGGCGAGTCCTCCTTCAACCTGTCAGAGTGGGGCGACTCACTGCTCGTGGGTGAACACTTTCTGGAGAGGCAGAGCTtgctcaaacacaaagagaaaactcAGAAAGAGCAAGGAGCAAGTCACCATGAAGCTCAGCAACCCAACACAGATCTGACTGAGGAGCAGCTGCCAGCACCACAACCTAAACCCAAACAGACACTGCCACAGCCCACCGCCGCAGCTACTACCACAACTCAAAATGAGTACGACAAGGATAAAACCACTAATTATCATGCCAATACACAGAGAATTAAACAGCATAATAATGCACAAAGTAACAGTAAGCCAGGCAGAAGACAGGGAACGATGAATGAAGAGGGTGCACCTCAAAATGCACCTGGATGCACTTTTTATTGCAGCCCCGGTTTGCAAGAGATCTTTGACCGCTGGCCTAGTATGTCAGACCAGTCCTGGCAAAACACCACACCAGGCCACACAGCCAGTCATAGACTCATAAATGCTGCAGATACAGCAGCAGGTCCAGATCTCCCTCAGCCCTCAGTGCAGGTGGGCAGAAACAGGGGGAAGACGAATGTGCAGGTTACTGCAGCTGAGAGTGATTCTAGAGAGCAACAGCCTTCAAGACATGACAGTGAGGGTGCAACAGAGAGACCCGGCTCTGCTGGTGATCTTATTCCCCCGACTCAGGAAACACCACCTGTCACACCCAGAGTAAAACTGACCACCTCATCTGTCCAATCACCTCTCACCGCTCACCCACTTAACCAGTCAACTCCCTCAGCGCGCCTGCCACGAAAAACAGCAATCACAAAATGTCCTAAATCTCACCCAGGAGGCGGTGATCATCCATCAGAAGCTGTGCCTGAGACTAAACAGCCCAATTCTACATCTGATCGCAGCCACAAACAACAGCTGGGACAGAAGCCAAAGACTCTGCCTGTTCCTCTAGAAACAAAACCCCTGCTCCACACCGACCAAAATCTCAGCCCATCCTCCATCCGGCCGGGGATTCCCTCTGATGAAGAGTCACCCGTGACTGACGAAGGCTTCACTCTTCAGCTGTCCCAGGATGCATCGCTCTGTTCCAGCAACTCAGGGACCTTCTCCATCGTAGACGTGGCAAGCGACAGGCACCTCTTTGACACTTTCATCAAGGAATGGAAAACAAAGGAGCGGTACTCTCTGGCTTTGGCCTGTGAAAAGAGGGAGCACAGACCGCAGCCTGAGGGGGAAACAGGAGGGAAACAGAAGAGAG gatCAGCAGCCCATCAGAAGCTCCACAAGGTCGACGGTTTTCCAGTAAGAGACAGTGATGGACTGGTGTTGATtggactgtctgtctgctggggAGCAAGAGATGCATACTACATGTCTCTGCAGCAAGAGCAGAGCAAAG GTTTGAGCTCCAGTCTGGCCCCTCCTCCACTGGATGATGATTTGCCAGTGAGCGAGAGACTGACGCAGGTGAAGACCTGTCTGAGCCAGCCAGTGGCTGGTCATAGAGGAGGTGTGGTTGTCACATATGACATCATCCAGGTGTACAAGATGCTGGTCCAGAGCTGTGGCATCAGCTTGGAGGGAAACTGTGAGGATCCCAAG GTTGCATGCTGGCTGCTGGACCCTGGCAGTGAGGAGAGGACTCTACCCAACATGGTGACCGTCTACTGTCCTGAAGAACTACCTCTGCTGGATGGACTTGGGAACGTGCATGCACACTGTCCTCGTGTTAGGGCAGCGACCAAGAGTGTGCTGGTACACTCTGTCATGAACCATCTCACTGGCCTGCTACAGGAAGACGGCATGCTCG GCTTTTTCAGGAGCGTTGAGATGCCTTCCCAGGTGTGTTTGGCGCTGTTGGAATTGAATGGCGTGGGCTTCAGTGTTGAAGAGTGcgaaagacaaaaacatgtgaTGCAAGCCAAACTCACAGCTTTGGAATCTCAGGCTTACAACCTGGCTGGACACAACTTCTCCCTCACCAGCATCGACGACATAGCACAG GTGCTGTTTTTAGAGCTCCACCTGCCTCCAAACGGTGACGCGGGCGAATTGAAAAGTAAGAAGACTCTTGGCTACACCAGGAGAGGCGGTGGCAGAGTTCGACTCGGAAAGCAGTTCAGCACCACCAAG GATGTTCTGGAGAAGCTTCGCCCCCTGCACCCGCTGCCAGGTGTGATTCTTGAGTGGAGGCGGATCACAAACGCCTTGACCAAAGTGGTGTTCcccctgcagagggagaaacaatACCACCCCACACTGACCATGGACAGAATATACCCTATTGCCCAGACGCACACAGCCACAG GTAGAGTGAGCTTCACTGAGCCCAACATACAGAATGTCCCCAAAGACTTTGAGATTCACATGCCCACAGTGGTTGGCGAGAGCCCACCTTCTCAAGACAGCTGCCGCATGACCAGCAGACCAGG AATGAAGAGACGTTCTGCGGTAGCTGGCAGTGCAGAACGAGGCCCGGCCTTCTCTGTCAGCATGAGACATGCCTTCGTCCCTTTTTCAG GTGGGATGATACTGGCAGCTGATTATTCTCAGCTGGAGTTGAGAGTGTTGGCTCACCTCTCCAAGGATCAACGTCTTCTGCAG GTGCTGAATGGAGGAGCAGACGTGTTTCGCTGCATCGCTGCCGAGTGGAAAAGCGTTGACCCAGAATCTGTGAACGACAGCCTCAGACAACAGGCAAAACAG ATTTGCTATGGCATTATCTATGGTATGGGAGCCAAGTCTTTGGGGGAGCAAATGGGAGTGGAGGAGAATGACGCGGCCTGCTACATAGAGAGTTTCAAGGCCAGATACAAAG GGATCAATGCTTTTCTTagagaaactgtgaagaactgCATAAAGAACGGCTACGTTCAGACTCTGATGGGCCGCAGGAGGTACCTACCAGGGATCACCAACAGCAAGACGCATGTCAAAGCACAT GCAGAGCGTCAGGCAGTGAACACAACCGTTCAGGGATCAGCGGCAGACATCGTAAAACTTGCCACAGTGAACATCCAGAAACGACTACGGAAAACATATCCTGCTGCTCCGCTCTCTCACCAGCACACACGCTCAG CCGGCAGTCACCGCAGGCCTGGGACGTCTCAGCTCAGAGGGGCCTACTTTGTCCTGCAGCTGCATGATGAGCTCATCTAtgaaaccacagaggaagacctTATACAG GTTGCTCAGATAGTCAAGAGGGAGATGGAGTCAGCAGTAAAACTGTATGTAAAGCTTAAAGCCAAAGTCAAGGTGGGACCCAGCTGGGGCGACTTGCAGGACTTCGATATAtaa